A genomic region of Alistipes megaguti contains the following coding sequences:
- a CDS encoding leucine-rich repeat protein: MKKLLLLTLFITFLGGCSKSDTEGNADIDDSNSETIITSEIEAEALGGEFIIKTVCSNMETDSDWIIINDIQWSEVCIEIKFEVKPNSTPEKREGKIFIYDYNYQLYEIVTIKQAEPSPVIVHVPQKGALATTLQKMGLNIETILSLKITGELNLEDFLFIKDQLPYLGVLDISEVNISTLPNKALYNSKNISSVILPNTLITIGEYAFSKNGLTSIEIPASVETIEQAAFNNCSKLATVTFEKGSHLKAIGNYAFEHCPITSIEIPASVETIEQEAFKGCSSLTTVTFEKGSQLKTIGGGYNPESPYYYGAFSDCAALTSIEIPASVETIEATAFKNCSKLATVTFEKGSNLKTIGGGLSSHYYVYYYGAFSDCAALTSIEIPASVETIEEAAFYGCSKLATVTFEKGSNLKTIGGSCHYYSDYYYGAFSDCPITSIEIPASVETIEMAAFKNCSKLATVTFEKGSNLKTIGGGYSSDSYYSDYYYGAFSDCPITSIEIPASVETIEASVFSNCSSLATVTFENGSKLKTIGKRAFIDLDKLMIVDMSACTQVKTIGEYAFHGDSELRLFKIGTETPPTCEKNAFDWIDPYAELKVPSGCTYAYKREYGWNEFRSITELDE, encoded by the coding sequence ATGAAAAAGTTATTATTACTTACGCTGTTCATTACCTTTTTGGGCGGTTGCTCCAAAAGTGATACAGAAGGCAATGCAGATATAGACGATTCTAATTCTGAAACGATTATTACATCCGAAATCGAAGCAGAAGCATTAGGCGGTGAGTTTATCATTAAAACCGTCTGTTCCAATATGGAAACGGATTCTGATTGGATTATTATAAATGATATTCAATGGTCAGAAGTATGCATCGAGATTAAATTTGAGGTTAAGCCCAATTCCACTCCAGAGAAGCGAGAAGGCAAAATTTTCATATATGACTACAACTATCAATTATATGAAATCGTGACAATCAAGCAGGCTGAGCCATCGCCAGTTATAGTACATGTACCCCAAAAAGGAGCATTGGCAACGACTCTGCAAAAAATGGGACTGAATATTGAGACAATCCTATCATTAAAAATTACGGGTGAATTAAATCTTGAGGATTTTCTTTTTATCAAGGATCAGTTGCCATATTTAGGCGTTCTCGATATTTCAGAAGTAAATATCTCGACATTGCCCAATAAGGCATTGTATAACTCAAAAAATATCTCGTCTGTGATACTTCCCAATACCTTGATAACGATTGGAGAATATGCATTTTCAAAAAATGGGCTAACCTCTATTGAAATTCCTGCCAGTGTGGAAACAATTGAACAGGCGGCATTCAATAATTGTTCTAAATTGGCAACCGTAACTTTCGAGAAAGGCTCACATTTGAAAGCAATTGGAAATTACGCTTTTGAGCATTGTCCAATAACCTCTATTGAGATTCCAGCAAGCGTAGAAACGATTGAACAGGAGGCATTCAAAGGGTGTTCCTCTCTGACAACAGTAACCTTTGAGAAAGGTTCTCAACTGAAAACTATCGGCGGTGGTTATAATCCTGAGTCTCCTTATTATTATGGTGCTTTTTCGGATTGTGCAGCATTGACCTCTATTGAGATTCCAGCAAGCGTAGAAACGATTGAAGCGACTGCATTCAAGAATTGTTCTAAATTGGCAACCGTAACCTTTGAGAAAGGCTCCAATCTGAAAACTATCGGTGGTGGTCTTTCTTCTCATTATTATGTTTATTATTATGGTGCTTTTTCGGATTGTGCAGCATTGACCTCTATTGAGATTCCAGCAAGCGTAGAAACGATTGAAGAGGCGGCATTCTACGGCTGTTCTAAATTGGCAACCGTAACCTTTGAGAAAGGCTCCAATCTGAAAACTATCGGTGGTAGTTGTCATTATTATTCTGATTATTATTATGGAGCTTTCTCAGATTGTCCAATAACCTCTATTGAGATTCCAGCAAGCGTAGAAACGATTGAAATGGCGGCATTCAAGAATTGTTCTAAATTGGCAACCGTAACCTTTGAGAAAGGCTCCAATCTGAAAACTATCGGTGGTGGTTATTCTTCTGATTCTTATTATTCTGATTATTATTATGGAGCTTTCTCAGATTGTCCTATAACCTCTATTGAGATTCCAGCAAGTGTAGAAACGATTGAAGCCTCAGTATTCAGCAACTGTTCCTCTTTGGCAACCGTAACCTTTGAGAATGGCTCTAAACTGAAAACTATCGGAAAAAGAGCTTTCATCGATTTGGATAAATTGATGATCGTCGATATGTCAGCTTGTACGCAGGTTAAGACGATCGGTGAATATGCTTTTCACGGTGATTCCGAACTGCGTTTATTCAAAATCGGCACAGAAACGCCACCGACTTGTGAAAAAAATGCTTTTGATTGGATAGATCCTTATGCGGAACTTAAAGTACCCTCGGGTTGTACCTATGCCTATAAACGCGAATATGGCTGGAATGAATTTAGAAGCATTACAGAATTAGATGAATAA
- a CDS encoding ATP-binding protein yields MQLRPSMRRAAKMRLALAGASGSGKTYSSLLIAYGMTSDWSRVAVIDSENGSADLYAHLGNYQVLTLPDYSPETYIEAIGICEQAGAEVIVIDSISHCWDYLLDFHANLQGNSFANWAKVTPRQNAFIQRILNSSCHIICTMRSKQDYVLSDKNGKMVPEKVGLKAVQRDNVDYEFTAVLDIAMNHKATTSKDRTGLFTGRPEFTITPAVGQAILKWCNMTQTTQSNPSTQNLHSHASSLSA; encoded by the coding sequence ATGCAATTACGTCCATCCATGCGCCGTGCAGCCAAAATGCGGCTGGCACTGGCTGGAGCCTCGGGGTCGGGAAAGACCTACTCCTCGCTCCTCATCGCTTACGGCATGACCTCCGACTGGTCCCGTGTTGCCGTCATCGATTCCGAGAACGGTTCGGCCGATCTCTATGCCCATCTGGGCAATTATCAGGTTCTCACCCTGCCCGACTACTCTCCCGAGACCTACATCGAGGCTATCGGTATTTGTGAACAGGCGGGTGCCGAGGTCATCGTCATCGACAGCATCTCTCATTGCTGGGACTACCTGCTCGATTTCCACGCCAACCTGCAAGGAAACTCCTTTGCCAACTGGGCCAAGGTCACACCCCGTCAGAATGCCTTCATCCAACGCATTCTCAACTCCTCATGCCACATCATCTGCACCATGCGTTCCAAGCAGGATTATGTCCTCTCGGACAAGAACGGAAAGATGGTCCCCGAGAAGGTGGGCCTGAAGGCCGTACAGCGTGATAACGTGGACTATGAGTTCACCGCCGTGCTGGACATCGCCATGAACCACAAGGCCACCACCTCCAAAGACCGAACAGGGCTCTTTACAGGGCGTCCCGAGTTCACGATAACTCCTGCCGTGGGGCAAGCCATCCTCAAATGGTGCAACATGACGCAGACCACGCAATCGAATCCTTCCACGCAAAACCTCCACAGCCATGCTTCCAGCCTTTCAGCCTAA
- a CDS encoding DUF3871 family protein codes for MLPAFQPNPEFAVGLNLPVEEATIVEERPVTPIVSLGTAPRTRHFIDANTKPVDMAHLKNDCVVPVFSKDNEVTISHQSFVETVWNAAHRLFPQEAIDTPDIVVSHIIKGRIPEAIHKPVNQLLETDKTIYYERMAFCFEVPSIYEEVAGNRLHLSIGGVRAYNHENLYSKKTVEKFKVFIGFKNLVCCNLCVSTDGFKRELRVMSMQDLFEVSLQLFQQYDAERHIQQMAALQRQSLSEHQFAQLIGKARLYQYLPTAEKRQLPALEFTDCHINAVAKAYYTDEHFSRGDNPEIDLWKVYNLFTGANKSSYIDTFLDRSLNATELIAGIGRALEGDTEYSWFVE; via the coding sequence ATGCTTCCAGCCTTTCAGCCTAATCCCGAATTTGCCGTAGGGTTGAATCTCCCCGTGGAGGAGGCAACCATTGTAGAGGAGCGTCCCGTAACTCCGATTGTATCGCTCGGAACTGCACCGCGGACCCGTCACTTTATCGATGCCAACACCAAGCCTGTTGATATGGCCCATCTGAAGAACGATTGTGTCGTTCCCGTATTCAGCAAGGACAACGAGGTGACCATCTCCCACCAGAGTTTTGTTGAGACCGTTTGGAACGCTGCCCATCGGTTGTTTCCACAGGAGGCCATCGACACGCCCGATATTGTCGTTTCGCATATCATCAAGGGTCGGATTCCCGAGGCCATACACAAGCCCGTGAACCAGCTCCTGGAGACGGACAAGACCATTTATTACGAACGCATGGCCTTCTGCTTTGAGGTTCCCTCGATTTACGAGGAGGTGGCAGGCAATCGGCTCCATCTCTCGATTGGAGGGGTAAGGGCCTACAACCACGAAAATCTCTATTCGAAAAAGACGGTCGAGAAGTTCAAGGTCTTCATCGGATTCAAGAACCTTGTCTGTTGCAACCTGTGTGTATCGACCGATGGATTCAAGCGGGAGTTGCGGGTAATGAGTATGCAGGACTTGTTTGAGGTTTCGTTGCAGTTGTTTCAGCAATACGATGCCGAACGGCATATTCAGCAGATGGCAGCCTTACAACGGCAATCGCTCAGTGAACACCAGTTTGCCCAGTTGATCGGCAAAGCACGCTTGTATCAATACCTGCCCACCGCCGAGAAACGGCAGCTTCCAGCCTTGGAGTTTACCGACTGCCACATCAATGCCGTGGCAAAGGCTTACTACACGGACGAGCACTTTTCACGAGGGGACAATCCCGAGATTGACTTGTGGAAGGTCTATAACCTCTTTACAGGAGCCAACAAGTCCAGCTACATCGACACCTTCCTTGACAGGTCGCTGAATGCAACGGAGCTGATTGCAGGAATCGGTCGTGCCTTGGAGGGGGATACCGAGTACAGTTGGTTTGTGGAGTAA
- a CDS encoding site-specific integrase: MDATISVICFKSKTLANGEHPLMLRITKDRKRTMKSLGVSVHPSNWDFDRNEPKPKCPDRKYIQQIILKVKTEYQTKLLEKSANNEDYTAQTLVKEQSREQIQSETVEHFYLRTIEQLKQEGAVGNAYAYQNSYQVLRSFHADKPLAYAFGQIDEAFLNAFENWMRSKGNKETTLSFQMRTLRAIFNRAVRAKIVGKEKNPFNEYKISKFNTRTPKRALNKTDVMKIMAADCSQGKAIEQFAHDVFVFSYLCGGISFVDMANLTPANIVEGRLIYCRQKTHGAVNVPLSAQAREILAKYDGHCRQAGYLFPILDERVHITPMQKKNRVHKMCGRVNFALRGISKRLKIKSTVTTYVARHSFATVLKKSGVNIGIISEALGHHSLKTTQIYLDSFENSQIDEAMQHLL, from the coding sequence ATGGACGCCACAATTTCTGTCATTTGCTTCAAAAGCAAGACCCTCGCCAACGGGGAGCATCCGCTCATGTTGCGCATTACAAAGGACCGCAAACGGACGATGAAAAGTCTCGGCGTGTCGGTCCATCCGTCAAATTGGGATTTCGACCGCAACGAACCCAAGCCCAAGTGTCCCGACCGCAAGTATATCCAGCAGATCATCCTGAAGGTCAAGACCGAGTATCAAACCAAGCTGTTGGAGAAAAGCGCCAACAATGAGGATTATACTGCTCAAACGCTTGTCAAGGAGCAGTCCCGAGAGCAAATCCAGTCGGAAACAGTCGAACATTTCTATTTGAGAACCATTGAGCAACTCAAACAGGAGGGGGCGGTAGGCAATGCTTATGCCTATCAGAACTCCTACCAAGTCTTGCGATCCTTCCACGCGGATAAACCGTTGGCTTATGCGTTCGGACAGATTGATGAAGCCTTCCTGAACGCTTTCGAGAATTGGATGCGGTCAAAAGGGAACAAGGAGACAACCTTGAGTTTTCAGATGCGGACCTTGCGAGCGATATTCAATCGTGCGGTCAGAGCCAAGATTGTCGGCAAGGAGAAGAATCCGTTCAACGAGTACAAGATCAGTAAATTCAATACCCGAACACCGAAACGCGCCTTGAACAAGACGGACGTGATGAAGATTATGGCCGCTGATTGTTCACAGGGTAAGGCTATCGAGCAGTTTGCCCACGATGTGTTTGTCTTCTCCTATTTGTGTGGTGGTATCTCGTTTGTGGATATGGCCAACCTGACGCCTGCCAATATCGTGGAAGGGCGGTTGATCTATTGCCGTCAGAAAACGCATGGAGCTGTCAATGTCCCGTTGTCGGCACAAGCAAGGGAGATTCTTGCCAAATACGATGGACATTGCAGGCAGGCGGGTTATCTGTTCCCGATATTGGATGAGCGGGTACACATTACGCCCATGCAAAAGAAGAATCGAGTGCATAAAATGTGCGGCAGGGTGAATTTTGCCTTGCGGGGTATCAGCAAGCGTTTGAAGATCAAGTCTACCGTTACGACCTATGTCGCAAGGCACAGTTTTGCCACCGTACTGAAGAAGTCGGGCGTGAATATCGGCATCATATCCGAGGCCTTGGGGCATCATAGCCTAAAGACCACGCAAATCTACCTCGATTCATTCGAGAATTCGCAAATTGACGAAGCCATGCAACACTTATTGTGA